The Phaenicophaeus curvirostris isolate KB17595 chromosome 25, BPBGC_Pcur_1.0, whole genome shotgun sequence genome has a segment encoding these proteins:
- the FDXACB1 gene encoding ferredoxin-fold anticodon-binding domain-containing protein 1 — protein MEPLRRVLLLGEGNFSFAASLCGATRTHVVATCYESEEEVSGWERAVENIQRLRERGAEIVFSVDCTKLKDYFLPEKREFDCIYFNFPHCGRKAGVVKNRELLSLFFHSSAEVLAEEGEVHVALCNGQGGTPEDQPQREWHNSWQIVAMAAGAGFILSSVHPFKAETIHGYKCTGYRSQDKSFCVEGALNHIFTRSTPLLNFKPMICEVELESQKVSFQVPQVLVDKINRGFLERNSNHPVRTVKEKLTAGLSQAFPLQNTDCCLSLLHQRHLNEVCHSNLFWISLSPEETPSTEEMSHGLANAVSFSHADPCRDTDRNGWVDAQEGCCISKQYYLRPSLLPCAQAIIQRGAFLPGTLHVLSGPVFRKCLIAPYSMPVFHEMVFVCAVDRGTENSCIHMLVNSIKTSIHSLHQTVSGLKVNINLQEATTFETAELNDFAAFESQLGKIEYLICMEVDTFSSCEKGSCVGVIRTAYDELVSSELVVVFVSLNLDHLAMLICGIADWRMLWTSDRRFLLQFPRGELRLFRSFSLYPPSYEHDVSFWVPDGEQFDEVAFHTIARQVSGETVISIQLIDSFQHPEMGRKSLCYRLTFQSCEKALSRQKAAEMQLLFRKEINQRLRVTLR, from the exons tttctgtggACTGCACCAAGCTGAAGGACTATTTTTTAccagaaaaaagagaatttgaTTGCATTTATTTCAACTTTCCTCACTGTGGGAGAAAGGCTGGGGTAGTGAAGAACAGAGAGCTGCTCTCCCTCTTTTTCCATAG ctctgcagaggtgctggcagaggagggggaggtCCACGTGGCTCTCTGCAACGGGCAGGGTGGGACACCTGAAGATCAACCACAGCGAGAGTGGCACAACAGCTGGCAAATCGTGGCtatggcagcaggagctggatttATCCTGAGCAGTGTTCATCCTTTCAAAGCAGAGACAATCCATGGATATAAGTGTACGGGCTACAG GAGCCAAGATAAATCCTTCTGTGTAGAAGGTGCTTTAAACCACATCTTCACACGAAGCACGCCGCTCCTGAACTTCAAACCTATGATCTGCGAGGTAGAACTGGAAAGCCAGAAAGTTTCTTTTCAAGTGCCACAAGTACTTGTGGATAAAATTAACAG GGGTTTCCTAGAACGGAATTCAAATCATCCAGTACGGACAGTAAAGGAGAAGCTCACTGCAGGGCTCAGCCAAGCCTTTCCATTACAAAACACTGactgctgcctttctctgctccaCCAACGTCACCTCAATGAGGTTTGTCACTCAAATCTCTTTTGGATCAGTCTAAGCCCAGAGGAGACTCCAAGCACTGAAGAAATGTCTCATGGACTGGCAAATGCAGTTTCATTCTCCCATGCTGATCCTTGCAGGGAcacagataggaatggttgggtgGATGCACAGGAGGGATGCTGCATTTCAAAACAGTATTATCTAAGACCTTCCCTGCTACCTTGTGCTCAGGCAATAATACAGAGAGGAGCCTTTCTCCCAGGGACGCTTCATGTTCTTTCTGGTCCAGTTTTCAGGAAGTGTCTTATTGCTCCTTACTCCATGCCTGTTTTTCATGAGATGGTTTTTGTATGTGCAGTTGACAGGGGTACAGAGAACAGCTGTATCCACATGTTGGTGAACAGCATTAAAACCAGCATCCATTCTCTTCACCAGACTGTTTCTGGCTTAAAAGTGAACATCAATCTGCAGGAAGCAACGACCTTTGAAACAGCTGAGCTAAATGACTTTGCTGCTTTTGAATCTCAGCTTGGTAAAATTGAGTACTTGATCTGTATGGAGGTCGATACCTTCAGCTCCTGCGAGAAGGGCTCTTGCGTGGGAGTTATAAGGACAGCTTATGATGAACTAGTGAGCAGTGAGCTGGTTGTTGTCTTTGTTTCACTGAATCTTGACCACCTAGCCATGCTGATCTGTGGAATAGCTGACTGGCGAATGCTCTGGACGTCCGACAGGCGGTTCCTCCTTCAGTTTCCTAGAGGAGAGTTAAGGCTTTTCAGGAGTTTTTCTCTTTATCCACCTTCCTACGAGCATGATGTCAGCTTTTGGGTTCCTGATGGGGAACAATTTGATGAAGTTGCTTTTCACACTATTGCCAGGCAGGTGTCAGGTGAAACAGTTATTTCCATCCAGTTAATCGACAGTTTCCAGCACCCAGAGATGGGACGGAAGAGCCTCTGCTACAGGCTGACCTTCCAGTCCTGTGAGAAGGCGCTGAGCCGTCAGAAGGCGGCAGAGATGCAGCTGCTCTTTCGGAAGGAAATAAACCAACGCTTGCGCGTAACTCTTCGGTAA